The following coding sequences lie in one Myxococcales bacterium genomic window:
- a CDS encoding SWIM zinc finger family protein, producing MELAYAFKRASQIDDRFDRTSLSFSPDLKRQPTYFSGELRKSVAFREAISALHDIVVSDLRFKPKDKTAYKEWAATQELVDLAEVAKDRAGVAAQIESLTRKIGELQRRRAHRMAPFYRAQKAYFDYLYKNDRDAWIVLDPVITVHPDEVFFECFSQDESTYGRLGASLDVFKNVGTFACGTTNIDYSTPLYEEFQKIRSYKTTRFEVDPSGFEVKTTGEETYEEKKIDLPDSWVRGFLQVSSAMALPARSFELHPMDLHNLCFVLRRKREKRGPRALRWVLTPGEPIRAVFEPWDLTVVCARSPYLGKEREEIRVWGRRRLLTLERLIAITDKLTVHLLGQGLPSFYVADLGDMSFTLGLSGWTRNDWATAGNFDLLAPRADTDDFTKRRVFEGLKTTWFSDTDALAKKLDLPRSAVLGALSSWTQAGRAMYDLNKGVYRVRELAREPLPMDKLRFSNEREEKATRFLDARAVTVASRALPDAALGLFGTVKDGKHTYQSDLTIDADGRLAKATCTCNFFQQNKLLKGPCEHMLATRLFEGAPLLARVFASSLSPPSSRQSSSIARGPYR from the coding sequence ATGGAGCTCGCCTACGCCTTCAAGCGCGCCTCGCAGATCGACGACCGCTTCGATCGCACGAGCCTGTCGTTCTCGCCCGATCTGAAGCGCCAACCTACGTATTTCTCGGGCGAGCTGCGCAAGAGCGTCGCCTTCCGCGAGGCCATCAGCGCCCTCCACGACATTGTGGTCTCCGATCTCCGCTTCAAGCCGAAGGACAAGACCGCTTACAAAGAGTGGGCCGCCACCCAAGAGCTGGTCGACCTCGCCGAGGTGGCCAAAGACCGCGCGGGCGTCGCCGCGCAGATCGAGTCGCTCACTCGGAAGATCGGCGAGCTCCAGCGTCGCCGGGCGCACCGCATGGCGCCGTTCTATCGGGCGCAAAAGGCCTATTTCGATTATCTGTACAAGAACGATCGCGACGCGTGGATCGTGCTCGACCCGGTCATCACCGTCCACCCCGACGAGGTCTTCTTCGAGTGCTTCAGCCAAGACGAGTCGACCTACGGGCGCCTCGGGGCGAGCCTCGACGTGTTCAAGAACGTAGGCACGTTCGCCTGCGGCACCACGAACATCGACTACTCGACGCCGCTCTACGAAGAGTTCCAGAAGATCCGCAGCTACAAGACCACCCGCTTCGAGGTGGACCCCAGCGGCTTCGAGGTGAAGACCACCGGCGAGGAGACCTACGAAGAGAAGAAGATCGACCTGCCCGACTCCTGGGTGCGCGGCTTTCTCCAGGTGAGCTCGGCGATGGCCCTGCCGGCGCGCAGCTTCGAGCTCCACCCGATGGACCTGCACAATCTCTGCTTCGTGCTCCGCCGTAAGCGCGAGAAGCGCGGGCCGCGGGCGCTGCGCTGGGTGCTCACGCCCGGCGAGCCCATTCGCGCGGTGTTCGAGCCGTGGGATCTCACCGTGGTGTGCGCGAGGTCGCCGTACCTCGGCAAGGAGCGGGAGGAGATCCGCGTGTGGGGCCGGCGCCGCCTGCTCACGCTCGAGCGGCTCATCGCCATCACCGACAAGCTCACCGTGCACCTGCTCGGGCAGGGGCTGCCGTCGTTCTATGTCGCCGACCTCGGCGACATGTCGTTCACGCTCGGGCTCTCGGGCTGGACCCGCAACGACTGGGCCACGGCCGGCAATTTCGACCTCCTCGCCCCGCGCGCCGACACCGACGACTTCACGAAGCGCCGCGTGTTCGAGGGCCTGAAGACCACCTGGTTCTCCGACACCGACGCGCTCGCGAAGAAGCTCGACCTGCCGCGCTCCGCCGTGCTCGGCGCGCTCTCGTCGTGGACCCAGGCGGGCCGCGCGATGTACGACCTCAACAAGGGCGTCTACCGCGTGCGCGAGCTCGCGCGCGAGCCGCTCCCGATGGACAAGCTGCGCTTCTCGAACGAGCGGGAGGAGAAGGCCACGCGGTTTCTGGACGCCCGCGCCGTCACCGTGGCGTCGCGCGCGCTGCCCGACGCGGCCCTCGGGCTGTTCGGCACCGTCAAGGACGGCAAGCACACCTACCAGTCCGACCTCACGATCGACGCGGACGGTCGCCTCGCCAAGGCCACCTGCACCTGCAACTTTTTCCAACAGAACAAGCTTCTCAAAGGCCCGTGCGAGCATATGCTCGCGACACGTCTGTTCGAGGGAGCGCCCCTCCTCGCGAGGGTCTTCGCCTCCTCGCTCTCGCCACCTTCGTCACGACAGAGTTCATCCATCGCCCGGGGGCCGTACCGATGA
- a CDS encoding RNA-directed DNA polymerase yields MDRRQQLYDRIRSTSKDEVVLEEMIRLGFWPARGTLPSDPGDEIRDLAEAQRELAALRTEQSRLHNLEALKKELFKRRLAESKARQAETKARRERERVARAEAWKNEKTRAIVFLGRGVSGGLADTTCDEARLQKQGLPVLRTAEDLARAAGVTVPELRFLAYARTTTAARVSHYRRFQIPKKTGGVRIISAPMRRLKALQRWLLDAVLARVEVHDAAHGFRAERSIVTNAGPHVGARVVVNLDLKDFFPTVTLPRIRGVFRSLGYGEHLATIFALLASEPDTVRVALDGAEYDVAQGPRRLPQGAPTSPAITNVLCRRLDRRLFHAAKKLGFAYSRYADDLTFSSTSKEENAGQLLKQVRFIVAAEGFVPHPDKTRVLRKGRQQEVTGVVVNDKLGVDRVTLRRFRALLHALDKDGANGKRWGSSPDVFASACGFASYVAMVDPVKGRALLARAREIAARHGWKGPPRGPDRSGGPSGPGGAPKPPAPATPSERAPAPVAGLPGEPLAAPPTPEPPAPEPPAPASPPTPETPAKKKWWKLF; encoded by the coding sequence ATGGACCGACGCCAACAGCTCTACGACCGCATCCGCAGCACGTCGAAGGACGAGGTCGTCCTCGAGGAGATGATCCGCCTCGGCTTCTGGCCGGCGCGCGGCACGCTCCCTTCGGATCCGGGCGACGAGATCCGCGACCTCGCGGAGGCGCAGCGCGAGCTCGCCGCCCTCCGCACCGAGCAGTCGCGCCTCCACAACCTCGAGGCCCTCAAGAAGGAGCTCTTCAAGCGTCGCCTGGCGGAGTCCAAGGCGCGGCAGGCCGAGACCAAGGCGCGGCGCGAGCGCGAGCGCGTAGCCCGCGCCGAGGCGTGGAAGAACGAAAAGACCCGCGCGATCGTCTTTCTCGGCCGAGGTGTCTCGGGCGGTCTCGCGGACACCACATGCGACGAGGCGCGGCTCCAGAAGCAGGGGCTCCCGGTGCTGCGCACGGCCGAAGACCTCGCCCGCGCCGCCGGCGTCACGGTGCCCGAGCTCCGCTTCCTCGCCTATGCGCGCACCACGACCGCCGCGCGCGTGTCGCACTACCGGCGCTTCCAGATTCCCAAGAAGACCGGGGGTGTGCGCATCATCTCGGCGCCCATGCGGCGCCTCAAGGCGCTCCAGCGGTGGCTCCTCGACGCCGTGCTCGCGCGCGTGGAAGTGCACGACGCGGCCCACGGCTTCCGCGCCGAGCGCTCCATCGTGACGAACGCAGGGCCCCACGTGGGCGCCCGCGTGGTGGTGAACCTCGACCTCAAAGACTTCTTCCCCACGGTCACGCTGCCGCGCATTCGTGGGGTGTTCCGCTCGCTCGGGTACGGCGAGCACCTGGCCACGATCTTCGCCCTCCTCGCCAGCGAGCCCGACACGGTGCGCGTGGCCCTCGACGGCGCCGAGTACGACGTCGCCCAGGGCCCGCGGCGCCTCCCCCAGGGCGCCCCCACGAGCCCGGCGATCACCAACGTGCTCTGCCGGAGGCTCGACAGGCGGCTCTTCCACGCGGCCAAGAAGCTCGGGTTTGCCTATTCGCGGTATGCCGACGATCTCACCTTCTCGTCGACCTCGAAGGAAGAGAACGCCGGTCAGCTCCTGAAGCAGGTGCGCTTCATCGTCGCCGCCGAGGGGTTCGTCCCGCACCCCGACAAAACGCGTGTACTCCGCAAGGGTCGCCAACAGGAGGTGACGGGCGTCGTCGTGAACGACAAGCTCGGCGTCGACCGGGTCACGCTCCGCCGCTTCCGCGCGCTCCTCCACGCCCTCGACAAGGACGGGGCGAACGGCAAGCGCTGGGGCAGCTCGCCCGACGTGTTCGCGTCCGCCTGCGGCTTCGCGTCGTATGTCGCCATGGTCGATCCCGTGAAGGGGCGCGCGCTCCTCGCGCGGGCGCGGGAGATCGCGGCGAGGCACGGGTGGAAGGGCCCGCCGCGCGGCCCGGATCGTTCGGGGGGGCCAAGTGGCCCAGGCGGTGCGCCGAAGCCGCCGGCGCCCGCGACGCCAAGCGAGCGCGCTCCCGCCCCTGTCGCGGGGTTGCCCGGCGAGCCTCTCGCCGCGCCGCCCACGCCCGAGCCGCCCGCGCCGGAGCCTCCGGCGCCCGCATCGCCGCCCACGCCGGAGACCCCCGCGAAGAAGAAATGGTGGAAGCTGTTCTGA
- a CDS encoding ATP-binding cassette domain-containing protein yields MIYASDLSKNFGSFRAVDKINFEVNRGEVVGFLGPNGAGKSTTMRILTCFIAPSSGTARINGHDVFEHTLAVRESLGYLPQRAPLYLEMSVYEYLKFAADLRNLDESTFKKRARSVVEVAGLAQVLGKEIRQLSHGYRQRVGLAQALIHDPPILILDEPTSDLDPNEKAEFLDYLKQIGKDRTVLLSTHNLKEVETACARAIIVSRGRVVADGSLDDIKGKSGRVRYVVEVQESGGDSPYRGSGAPPRAKEVSDLLASLKGAARVNELPTDERAHAFELTSDRGTDLRAAIFRAIADKGWVLLELHRDTQTLEDVFRHLTIGEERRNRHVGKGEPPPVKDEDEDDDDDDDDEDEA; encoded by the coding sequence ATGATCTACGCGAGCGACCTGTCGAAGAATTTCGGGTCCTTCCGTGCGGTCGACAAGATCAACTTCGAGGTGAACCGTGGCGAGGTCGTGGGGTTCTTGGGCCCGAACGGCGCCGGCAAGTCCACCACGATGCGCATCCTCACGTGCTTCATCGCGCCCTCGTCGGGCACCGCGAGGATCAACGGCCACGACGTCTTCGAGCACACGCTCGCGGTGCGCGAGAGCCTCGGCTACCTGCCGCAGCGCGCGCCGCTCTACCTGGAGATGAGCGTCTACGAGTACCTGAAGTTCGCCGCCGACCTCCGCAACCTCGACGAGAGCACGTTCAAAAAGCGCGCCCGCTCCGTGGTCGAGGTCGCCGGCCTCGCGCAGGTGCTCGGCAAGGAGATCCGCCAGCTCTCGCACGGTTACCGCCAGCGCGTGGGCCTCGCCCAGGCGCTCATCCACGACCCGCCGATCCTCATCCTCGACGAGCCCACGAGCGATCTCGACCCGAACGAGAAGGCCGAGTTCCTCGACTACCTCAAGCAGATCGGCAAAGACCGCACGGTCCTCCTCTCCACCCACAACCTGAAGGAGGTCGAGACCGCCTGCGCCCGCGCCATCATCGTCTCGCGCGGTCGCGTCGTCGCCGACGGCTCGCTCGACGACATCAAGGGCAAGAGCGGCCGCGTCCGCTACGTGGTCGAGGTGCAAGAGTCGGGGGGCGACTCCCCCTACCGCGGCTCCGGCGCGCCTCCGCGAGCGAAAGAGGTCTCCGACCTCCTCGCCTCCCTCAAGGGCGCCGCCAGGGTGAACGAGCTGCCGACCGACGAGCGCGCCCACGCGTTCGAGCTGACGAGCGATCGTGGCACCGATCTCCGCGCGGCCATCTTCCGCGCCATCGCCGACAAGGGGTGGGTGCTCCTCGAGCTCCACCGCGACACCCAGACTCTCGAAGACGTCTTCCGCCACCTCACCATCGGAGAGGAGCGAAGGAATCGCCACGTCGGAAAGGGCGAGCCCCCGCCCGTCAAGGACGAGGACGAAGACGACGACGACGACGACGACGACGAGGACGAGGCCTGA
- a CDS encoding ABC transporter permease, with protein MAAREAPKVSASFARNLWTITKREFAGYFNSALAYIVISASMVLFGLYFFFYQGGIWQVDRASMGRMFDFVPAWICFLTIPLFTMRAMSEEKRLGTIELLITLPVRDSEVVLGKYLGALGVLLVQIALLAIYPIAMFKFPWNMGAFDWGPFWSSMFGLFLMGAAGIAIGMLYSGMTESQIVSYFATASTLLILFFIGSLVQFVKGWPGEVISFFSFQTRYEPFSRGLIDTRAVVYFVSVTVLCLLESFRQLEGRRWR; from the coding sequence ATGGCTGCGCGCGAGGCCCCCAAGGTCTCCGCGTCGTTCGCGCGCAACCTCTGGACGATCACGAAGCGTGAGTTCGCGGGGTATTTCAACTCTGCGCTCGCCTACATCGTCATCAGCGCGAGCATGGTCCTCTTCGGGCTCTACTTCTTCTTCTATCAAGGCGGCATCTGGCAGGTCGACCGCGCGTCGATGGGCCGCATGTTCGACTTCGTGCCGGCGTGGATCTGCTTTCTCACCATTCCGCTCTTCACGATGCGCGCGATGAGCGAGGAGAAGCGCCTCGGCACCATCGAGCTGCTCATCACGCTGCCCGTTCGCGACAGCGAGGTGGTGCTCGGCAAGTACCTGGGCGCCCTCGGCGTCCTGCTCGTGCAGATCGCCTTGCTCGCGATTTACCCCATCGCGATGTTCAAGTTCCCCTGGAACATGGGCGCGTTCGACTGGGGTCCCTTCTGGTCGTCGATGTTCGGCCTCTTCCTCATGGGCGCCGCCGGCATCGCCATCGGAATGCTCTACTCCGGCATGACCGAGAGCCAGATCGTCAGCTACTTCGCGACGGCCTCCACCCTCCTCATCCTGTTCTTCATCGGCTCGCTCGTGCAGTTCGTGAAGGGCTGGCCGGGCGAGGTCATCTCGTTCTTCAGCTTCCAGACCCGGTACGAGCCCTTCTCCCGAGGGCTCATCGACACCCGCGCGGTGGTCTACTTCGTGTCGGTCACGGTGCTGTGTTTGCTCGAATCCTTCCGGCAGCTCGAGGGCCGGCGGTGGCGCTGA
- a CDS encoding GldG family protein — MERKAKAATEAGALILVIAAILVAVNVLSAVGGYKRIDVTKNERFTLSKGSGNLLRSMKQEMKCDVYVTKGLPKLDAFVRDLRDLLGEYKAASGGKFDFNLIEAKDEEQKKAAKDAGLVEQPFGEATDDQEKASVTQGFMGVVFKYGSEKDAIKFLPPDRSEGLEFWITNKIREVRDKGDNIKHKIGIVAGKDEFKLTDTNLVPANMGKPNLQQIVLQNFPFYQFIDVDLKDGASEIDDSLDGLIITQPNKDYNEKELKRVNQFVMKGKTLVVVASAVNVKPSDAQMQATLSTHGLEKLLDGYGIEFRKDAVLDFGRPFRVGIMTQGGLASMRFPQFLDVQDNPAFTGDEQLLDTSFAGFFRIPALAFPFSSSLVLHKDKQPDVAPEKFRVVARSTPRTLRETTDSVDLKPFRAWKPKGEFAQQNLAATVEGTLKTAFPSGDGVTVPEKSEKPARVLVIASSHFLTNPFARSGNGPDMGQMGMMMPGGGGDEQLLQVAGPYAQQALTNTILAFKNTLDWMTGDTDLLAVSAKILSEPNLVYGDVSKPKFEDESDEQIKKREDDMKSARKKQQHWIEGTLVLIVPILFAFIGVFRRMRRDAARAGASLA, encoded by the coding sequence ATGGAACGCAAAGCCAAAGCAGCGACGGAAGCCGGCGCGCTCATCCTCGTCATCGCGGCCATCTTGGTCGCAGTGAACGTCTTGTCCGCCGTCGGCGGCTACAAGCGAATCGACGTCACCAAGAACGAGCGCTTCACCCTCTCCAAAGGCAGCGGAAACCTCCTCCGCAGCATGAAGCAGGAGATGAAGTGCGACGTGTACGTGACGAAGGGCTTGCCCAAGCTCGACGCCTTCGTGCGCGATCTCCGCGATCTCCTCGGTGAGTACAAGGCCGCCAGCGGCGGGAAGTTCGACTTCAACCTCATCGAGGCGAAAGACGAAGAGCAGAAGAAGGCCGCCAAGGACGCGGGCCTCGTGGAGCAGCCCTTCGGCGAGGCGACCGACGACCAGGAGAAGGCCTCGGTCACCCAGGGCTTCATGGGCGTCGTCTTCAAGTACGGCTCCGAGAAGGACGCCATCAAGTTCCTGCCGCCCGATCGCTCCGAGGGTCTCGAGTTCTGGATCACGAACAAGATCCGTGAGGTTCGCGACAAGGGCGACAACATCAAGCACAAGATCGGCATCGTCGCGGGCAAGGACGAGTTCAAGCTCACCGACACGAACCTCGTGCCGGCGAACATGGGCAAGCCCAACCTCCAGCAGATCGTGCTGCAGAACTTCCCGTTCTACCAGTTCATCGACGTCGATCTGAAGGACGGCGCCTCGGAGATCGACGACTCGCTCGACGGGCTGATCATCACGCAGCCGAACAAGGACTACAACGAGAAGGAGCTCAAGCGGGTCAACCAGTTCGTGATGAAGGGCAAGACCCTCGTCGTCGTCGCGAGCGCGGTCAACGTGAAGCCGAGCGACGCGCAGATGCAGGCGACCCTCTCGACCCACGGGCTCGAGAAGCTGCTCGACGGCTACGGCATCGAGTTCCGCAAGGACGCCGTGCTCGACTTCGGCCGGCCGTTCCGCGTCGGCATCATGACCCAGGGCGGGCTCGCGAGCATGCGCTTCCCGCAGTTCCTCGACGTGCAGGACAACCCGGCCTTCACCGGCGACGAGCAGCTGCTCGACACGAGCTTCGCGGGCTTCTTCCGCATCCCCGCGCTCGCGTTCCCGTTCTCGTCGTCGCTGGTTCTCCACAAGGACAAGCAGCCCGACGTGGCGCCCGAGAAGTTCCGCGTCGTCGCGCGCTCCACCCCGCGCACGCTCCGCGAGACCACTGACAGCGTCGACCTCAAGCCGTTCCGCGCGTGGAAGCCGAAGGGCGAGTTCGCGCAACAGAACCTCGCCGCCACGGTCGAGGGCACGCTGAAGACGGCGTTCCCCTCGGGTGACGGCGTCACCGTCCCGGAGAAGAGCGAGAAGCCGGCGCGCGTGCTCGTCATCGCCTCCTCGCACTTCCTCACGAACCCGTTCGCCCGCTCCGGCAACGGCCCGGACATGGGCCAAATGGGCATGATGATGCCCGGCGGCGGCGGCGACGAGCAGCTCCTCCAGGTCGCGGGTCCGTACGCGCAGCAGGCGCTCACGAACACCATCCTGGCGTTCAAGAACACCCTCGACTGGATGACGGGCGACACCGATCTCCTCGCGGTGTCCGCGAAGATCCTCTCCGAGCCCAACCTCGTCTACGGCGACGTCTCGAAGCCGAAGTTCGAGGATGAGTCCGACGAGCAAATCAAGAAGCGCGAAGACGACATGAAGTCGGCGCGCAAGAAGCAGCAGCACTGGATCGAGGGCACCTTGGTGCTCATCGTCCCCATCCTCTTCGCCTTCATCGGCGTGTTCCGGCGTATGCGGCGCGACGCCGCGCGCGCGGGCGCCTCGCTCGCCTGA
- a CDS encoding DUF4340 domain-containing protein codes for MDTQKKLILGVVVLAVLGGLAYQQVKKDQQVGKTTTTSTEALPELKAPDDADKLQITNGNKGKVVLEKKGDKWVISEPVKAEANQQSVKALLDNMKELKVKEQVNTAVTDEQKKDYELDAEKVVHVIAWKGADKKFDASFGKSGGRGQLIMIDGKAGVFAGTGYTSYVYAREVKSWRDAEIFKFDDANVTQVSIVGKSGEYSFTKGDKWAGTFKAKPADAAKPIPKFDDGKLTELLRTFKNLSAEDFGDGKGAADTGLDAPDKEGGTITLSLKDNAGKYTLVVGKEEKEKKHYAKKGTSDVIYVVGHSVAEWATPELAKFQKQGDAGAPAAPGMGMPPGMGMPPGMGMPPGMGMPPGMDPHGH; via the coding sequence ATGGATACGCAGAAGAAGCTCATCCTTGGTGTCGTCGTGCTGGCGGTGCTCGGTGGTCTCGCCTACCAGCAGGTCAAGAAGGACCAGCAGGTCGGGAAGACCACCACCACCTCCACCGAGGCGCTCCCCGAGCTGAAGGCGCCCGACGACGCCGACAAGCTCCAGATCACCAACGGCAACAAGGGCAAGGTCGTCCTCGAGAAGAAGGGCGACAAGTGGGTCATCTCCGAGCCCGTGAAGGCCGAGGCGAACCAACAGTCCGTGAAGGCGCTCCTCGACAACATGAAGGAGCTGAAGGTCAAAGAGCAGGTCAACACGGCCGTGACCGACGAGCAGAAGAAGGACTACGAGCTCGACGCCGAGAAGGTCGTCCACGTCATCGCGTGGAAGGGCGCCGACAAGAAGTTCGACGCGAGCTTCGGAAAGTCGGGCGGGCGGGGTCAGCTCATCATGATCGACGGCAAGGCCGGGGTCTTCGCGGGCACGGGGTACACGAGCTACGTGTACGCCCGCGAGGTGAAGAGCTGGCGTGACGCCGAGATCTTCAAGTTCGACGACGCGAACGTCACTCAGGTGTCGATCGTGGGCAAGAGCGGGGAGTACTCGTTCACCAAGGGCGACAAGTGGGCGGGCACCTTCAAGGCCAAACCGGCCGACGCCGCGAAGCCCATCCCGAAATTCGACGACGGCAAGCTGACCGAGCTTCTTCGCACGTTCAAGAACCTCTCGGCGGAGGACTTCGGCGACGGAAAGGGCGCGGCCGACACCGGGCTCGACGCGCCCGACAAGGAAGGCGGAACCATCACACTCTCTCTCAAGGACAACGCCGGGAAGTACACCCTCGTCGTCGGCAAGGAAGAGAAGGAGAAGAAGCACTACGCCAAGAAGGGCACCTCCGACGTGATCTACGTCGTGGGTCACTCCGTGGCGGAGTGGGCGACGCCAGAGCTCGCGAAGTTCCAGAAGCAGGGCGACGCGGGCGCGCCGGCCGCGCCCGGAATGGGCATGCCGCCCGGAATGGGCATGCCGCCCGGAATGGGCATGCCGCCCGGAATGGGCATGCCGCCCGGGATGGATCCTCACGGCCACTGA
- a CDS encoding alpha/beta hydrolase: MNLRATLLPCGFALPALLAACEGPPGGAAPARGTEVHSAETAGLLADAPLREKLPTPAAVEAVPVSGDAPAYVVRGRSGRPPAIVFLPGVCSNASAYLHTFPEAAAAHGGVVAIDGDEPCPGVPGFHTFSWDTQKQHRRLEAALAAAGARTPREGGVTLVGYSQGATIGEKLVYAYPERYSRVMLIAAPVDPSVAALRSARAAVTCACSLDVTQRMRSAALRLSAGGVPSTYLEMPGCTHGNVAKGEETFGAAFAWLDEHARQ; this comes from the coding sequence ATGAACCTCCGCGCCACGCTTCTTCCCTGCGGGTTCGCGCTCCCTGCGCTCCTAGCGGCGTGTGAGGGGCCGCCCGGTGGGGCGGCTCCCGCGCGGGGGACCGAGGTGCACAGCGCCGAGACGGCCGGGCTCCTGGCCGACGCACCCCTCCGGGAGAAGCTCCCGACACCCGCCGCGGTGGAGGCAGTGCCGGTCTCCGGCGACGCGCCGGCCTACGTGGTCCGCGGGCGCTCGGGGCGGCCGCCCGCGATCGTGTTTCTGCCCGGGGTCTGCTCCAACGCGAGCGCGTACCTGCACACGTTCCCCGAGGCCGCGGCGGCGCACGGCGGCGTCGTCGCGATCGACGGCGACGAGCCGTGCCCCGGCGTGCCGGGGTTCCACACGTTCTCTTGGGACACCCAGAAGCAGCACCGGCGCCTCGAGGCTGCGCTCGCGGCGGCCGGGGCTCGCACACCTCGCGAAGGTGGTGTCACCCTGGTGGGCTATTCACAAGGCGCCACGATCGGCGAGAAGCTCGTGTACGCCTACCCCGAGCGGTACAGCCGGGTCATGCTCATCGCGGCGCCGGTCGATCCGTCGGTCGCGGCGCTCCGGAGCGCGCGCGCCGCGGTGACGTGCGCCTGCTCGCTCGACGTCACCCAGCGCATGCGCTCGGCCGCGCTGCGCCTCTCGGCGGGGGGCGTCCCCTCGACCTACCTCGAGATGCCGGGCTGCACGCACGGCAACGTCGCGAAGGGCGAGGAGACCTTCGGCGCCGCGTTCGCGTGGCTCGACGAGCACGCTCGCCAATAA